One genomic segment of Myxocyprinus asiaticus isolate MX2 ecotype Aquarium Trade chromosome 14, UBuf_Myxa_2, whole genome shotgun sequence includes these proteins:
- the LOC127451996 gene encoding uncharacterized protein LOC127451996 isoform X4 has translation MLLLCLVIFSGGFRSKAQKMIHYSLLCLVPVQSFYMISSFETSSEALGIAVPVVALVQILFVLFLILLHASRSILTRRWMFAVVLLDVGMALFVHLSRLKMEKDFYGWTCVILFLQVLWMLALYQDSVYVAEHAGEQRQQTEMGQQGSNLLSLCNVFMYMFGAVGLILLNSVTLIAELIQKSEHGERALKDLRVIVFPSECVFVLYWFMFNFWKPRKPVSVNNGANVVQRYRHNRGNTAEIHEIQNLSSPDTGVSKR, from the exons ATGTTACTTTTGTGTCTCGTTATCTTCAGTGGAG gttttagaAGCAAAGCACAAAAAATGATACATTACAGTTTGCTATGTTTGGTTCCTGTGCAATCGTTTTATATGATATCTTCATTTGAAACTTCCAGTGAGG CTCTTGGTATAGCTGTTCCAGTTGTTGCACTGGTCCAAATCCTATTTGTCCTGTTTTTAATACTTCTTCATGCAAGCCGTAGCA TTCTGACCAGAAGATGGATGTTTGCAGTAGTTCTTCTGGATGTCGGAATGGCATTATTTGTTCATCTAAGCCGTTTGAAAATGGAGAAAG ATTTCTATGGATGGACATGTGTCATTTTATTTCTCCAAGTTCTGTGGATGTTGGCATTATATCAAGACAGTGTGTATG TGGCTGAACATGCAGGAGAACAGAGACAACAGACTGAAATGGGCCAACAAGGATCAAATCTGT TGTCTCTCTGTAATGTATTCATGTACATGTTTGGAGCAGTTGGTCTCATTTTGTTGAACTCTGTTACACTGATAGCAGAACTGATTCAGAAATCAG AACATGGCGAGCGTGCATTGAAGGATCTGAGAGTCATTGTTTTTccatctgaatgtgtttttgtcttATATTGGTTTATGTTCAATTTCT GGAAACCTAGAAAACCTGT atctgtaaacaatggagcAAATGTTGTTCAAAGATACAGACATAACCGTGGG AACACAGCAGAGATTCATGAAATTCAGAATCTGTCTTCACCAGATACTGGGGTTTCAAAGAGATAA
- the LOC127451996 gene encoding uncharacterized protein LOC127451996 isoform X3 has product MLLLCLVIFSGGFRSKAQKMIHYSLLCLVPVQSFYMISSFETSSEALGIAVPVVALVQILFVLFLILLHASRSITVLTRRWMFAVVLLDVGMALFVHLSRLKMEKDFYGWTCVILFLQVLWMLALYQDSVYVAEHAGEQRQQTEMGQQGSNLLSLCNVFMYMFGAVGLILLNSVTLIAELIQKSEHGERALKDLRVIVFPSECVFVLYWFMFNFWKPRKPVSVNNGANVVQRYRHNRGNTAEIHEIQNLSSPDTGVSKR; this is encoded by the exons ATGTTACTTTTGTGTCTCGTTATCTTCAGTGGAG gttttagaAGCAAAGCACAAAAAATGATACATTACAGTTTGCTATGTTTGGTTCCTGTGCAATCGTTTTATATGATATCTTCATTTGAAACTTCCAGTGAGG CTCTTGGTATAGCTGTTCCAGTTGTTGCACTGGTCCAAATCCTATTTGTCCTGTTTTTAATACTTCTTCATGCAAGCCGTAGCA TTACAGTTCTGACCAGAAGATGGATGTTTGCAGTAGTTCTTCTGGATGTCGGAATGGCATTATTTGTTCATCTAAGCCGTTTGAAAATGGAGAAAG ATTTCTATGGATGGACATGTGTCATTTTATTTCTCCAAGTTCTGTGGATGTTGGCATTATATCAAGACAGTGTGTATG TGGCTGAACATGCAGGAGAACAGAGACAACAGACTGAAATGGGCCAACAAGGATCAAATCTGT TGTCTCTCTGTAATGTATTCATGTACATGTTTGGAGCAGTTGGTCTCATTTTGTTGAACTCTGTTACACTGATAGCAGAACTGATTCAGAAATCAG AACATGGCGAGCGTGCATTGAAGGATCTGAGAGTCATTGTTTTTccatctgaatgtgtttttgtcttATATTGGTTTATGTTCAATTTCT GGAAACCTAGAAAACCTGT atctgtaaacaatggagcAAATGTTGTTCAAAGATACAGACATAACCGTGGG AACACAGCAGAGATTCATGAAATTCAGAATCTGTCTTCACCAGATACTGGGGTTTCAAAGAGATAA